In a genomic window of Streptomyces sp. NBC_01142:
- a CDS encoding bifunctional riboflavin kinase/FAD synthetase, protein MQRWRGLEDIPQDWGRSVVTIGSYDGVHRGHQLIIGRAVERARELGVPSVVVTFDPHPSEVVRPGSHPPLLAPHHRRAELMASLGVDAVLILPFTTEFSKLSPADFTVKVLVDKLHARAVIEGPNFRFGHKAAGNVAFLSELGATYDYEVEVVDLFVSGEAGGGEPFSSTLTRRLVADGDVEGAAEILGRPHRVEGVVVRGAQRGRELGYPTANVETLPHTAIPADGVYAGWLTADGERMPAAISVGTNPQFEGTERTVEAYAIDRVGLDLYGLHVAVDFLAYVRGQEKFDSIEGLLEAIGADVKKCRELTESYDAGSARG, encoded by the coding sequence GTGCAGCGCTGGCGTGGCTTGGAGGACATCCCCCAGGACTGGGGACGCAGCGTCGTCACCATCGGCTCCTACGACGGAGTGCACCGCGGGCACCAGCTGATCATCGGCCGGGCCGTGGAGCGGGCGCGTGAGCTGGGGGTGCCGTCGGTCGTGGTGACCTTCGACCCGCACCCCAGCGAGGTCGTACGCCCCGGCAGCCACCCGCCGCTGCTCGCACCGCACCACCGGCGTGCCGAGCTGATGGCCTCGCTCGGTGTCGACGCGGTGCTCATCCTCCCCTTCACCACCGAGTTCTCGAAGCTCTCGCCGGCCGACTTCACCGTGAAGGTACTGGTCGACAAGCTGCACGCGCGGGCGGTCATCGAGGGCCCGAACTTCCGGTTCGGTCACAAGGCGGCCGGCAATGTCGCGTTCCTGTCCGAGCTGGGTGCGACGTACGACTACGAGGTCGAGGTCGTCGACCTGTTCGTGAGCGGCGAGGCGGGCGGCGGAGAGCCGTTCTCCTCGACGCTGACCCGCCGCCTTGTAGCCGACGGCGATGTCGAGGGCGCCGCCGAGATCCTGGGCCGCCCGCACCGCGTCGAGGGCGTGGTGGTGCGGGGCGCGCAGCGCGGACGTGAGCTGGGCTACCCGACGGCGAACGTGGAGACGCTGCCGCACACGGCGATTCCGGCGGACGGGGTCTACGCGGGGTGGCTGACGGCGGACGGCGAGCGGATGCCGGCGGCCATCTCCGTGGGGACGAACCCGCAGTTCGAAGGGACGGAACGGACGGTGGAGGCGTACGCGATCGACCGCGTGGGTCTTGATCTGTACGGGCTGCATGTGGCGGTGGACTTCCTGGCGTATGTGCGGGGCCAGGAGAAGTTCGACTCGATCGAGGGGCTGCTGGAGGCGATCGGCGCGGACGTGAAGAAGTGCCGCGAGCTGACGGAGTCGTACGACGCGGGCTCGGCCCGCGGCTGA
- a CDS encoding ABC transporter ATP-binding protein translates to MTTTPLLSAADLHVAFPGRRGGPSARAVDGVDLDIGTGEIVALVGESGCGKTTLARSLLGLVPPTSGRVTFGGVPLAYTSRALKSYRKRVQLVLQDPSGSLNPRHTVYDAVAEGLRIHGYAGDEREAVAEALSRAGLRPPERFFLRYPHELSGGQRQRVVIAGALVLEPELIVADEPVASLDASVRGEILALLLRLRDELGLSALVVTHDLGLAWNIADRVAVMYLGRIVESGSVEEVLTSPRHPYTQALLSVLPESEGAPVVLTGEPPDPSRIPAGCRFHARCQVLASGEADRAGVAESCRTRDLPILPSGTGAGVACHWSAR, encoded by the coding sequence GTGACCACCACTCCCCTGCTGTCGGCCGCCGATCTGCACGTCGCCTTTCCCGGGCGGCGCGGCGGCCCGTCCGCCCGTGCGGTCGACGGCGTCGACCTGGACATCGGTACGGGCGAGATCGTCGCGCTGGTCGGCGAGTCCGGATGCGGCAAGACGACGCTGGCCCGTTCCCTGCTCGGCCTGGTGCCGCCGACGTCGGGACGTGTCACCTTCGGCGGTGTGCCGCTCGCGTACACCTCCCGCGCCCTCAAGTCGTACCGCAAGCGCGTCCAGCTGGTGCTCCAGGATCCGAGCGGCTCGCTCAATCCGCGGCACACGGTGTACGACGCGGTGGCCGAGGGCCTGCGGATCCACGGGTACGCCGGCGACGAGCGCGAGGCCGTCGCCGAGGCGCTCTCGCGGGCCGGGCTGCGGCCGCCCGAGCGCTTCTTCCTCCGCTACCCGCACGAGCTCTCGGGCGGTCAGCGCCAGCGTGTCGTCATCGCGGGCGCGCTGGTCCTCGAGCCCGAACTGATCGTCGCCGACGAGCCGGTGGCCTCGCTGGACGCGTCCGTACGCGGCGAGATCCTGGCCCTGCTGCTGCGCCTGCGGGACGAACTGGGCCTGTCCGCACTGGTGGTGACGCACGATCTGGGGCTGGCGTGGAACATCGCGGACCGCGTGGCGGTGATGTACCTGGGCCGGATCGTGGAGTCGGGCTCGGTGGAGGAGGTACTGACGTCGCCCCGGCACCCGTACACCCAGGCGCTGTTGTCGGTCCTGCCGGAGTCGGAGGGCGCCCCGGTGGTGCTGACGGGCGAACCACCGGACCCGTCCCGTATCCCGGCGGGCTGCCGTTTCCATGCACGCTGCCAGGTGCTGGCCTCGGGCGAGGCGGACCGGGCGGGCGTGGCGGAGAGCTGCCGCACGAGGGACCTCCCGATCCTGCCGAGCGGGACGGGGGCAGGGGTGGCCTGCCACTGGTCCGCACGGTAG
- a CDS encoding ABC transporter ATP-binding protein yields the protein MSLLDVRNLRVTYGSGARAVPAVRGVDLSVAAGQKLGIAGESGCGKSTLALALLRLLPASASLSGEILLDGEDVMTMKWGRLRAVRWAGASIVFQGAMHSLNAVYRIGEQIAEPVLLHHRSTPAAAKKRVAGLLQQVGLPAARADAYPHELSGGQRQRVMIAMALACDPRLIVADEPTTALDVMIQAQILRLIEQLVAEQDISLLMISHDLAVLADTCDRLAVMYAGRIVEEGPAQSVYAAAEHPYGRALSAAFPRVGDAASRRAPRGLPGDPPDPAALPGGCTFHPRCPVVLDACAAEDPPLSVAADGHRAACVHVGAVRSEKSL from the coding sequence ATGAGTCTGCTCGACGTCAGGAACCTGCGTGTGACGTACGGCTCCGGGGCGCGGGCCGTGCCCGCCGTACGGGGTGTCGACCTCTCCGTCGCCGCAGGCCAGAAGCTGGGGATCGCCGGCGAGTCCGGCTGCGGAAAATCGACTCTCGCGCTCGCCCTGCTCCGGCTGCTGCCCGCCTCCGCCAGCCTGAGCGGGGAGATTCTCCTCGACGGCGAGGACGTCATGACCATGAAGTGGGGGCGGCTTCGTGCCGTGCGGTGGGCGGGCGCCTCGATCGTGTTCCAGGGCGCGATGCATTCGCTCAACGCGGTGTACCGGATCGGCGAACAGATCGCCGAGCCCGTGCTGTTGCACCACAGGTCCACCCCGGCCGCGGCGAAGAAACGCGTTGCCGGGCTCCTCCAGCAGGTGGGGTTGCCGGCCGCCCGCGCGGACGCGTATCCGCACGAACTCTCCGGCGGGCAGCGGCAACGCGTGATGATCGCGATGGCACTCGCCTGCGATCCCCGGCTGATCGTCGCCGACGAGCCGACCACCGCGCTCGATGTGATGATCCAGGCCCAGATTCTGCGGCTGATCGAGCAGCTGGTCGCCGAGCAGGACATCAGCCTGCTGATGATCAGCCACGATCTGGCGGTGCTGGCGGACACCTGCGACCGGCTGGCGGTGATGTACGCGGGCCGGATCGTCGAGGAGGGACCTGCGCAGAGCGTGTACGCCGCGGCGGAGCATCCGTACGGGCGTGCCCTGTCCGCCGCCTTCCCGCGCGTCGGTGACGCGGCCTCGCGCCGGGCGCCGCGCGGCCTGCCGGGGGATCCTCCCGACCCTGCCGCGCTGCCCGGCGGCTGTACGTTCCACCCCCGCTGCCCGGTCGTGCTGGACGCATGCGCCGCGGAGGACCCGCCGCTGTCGGTGGCGGCGGACGGACACCGGGCGGCGTGCGTGCATGTGGGCGCGGTGCGGTCGGAGAAGAGCCTGTGA
- a CDS encoding ABC transporter permease, whose amino-acid sequence MTTTTATATSLAWARRRDSVARFWHSYRSHRAGLLGLGALALIALVALAAPLLVGSDVQSVTHAPGAALEPPSGEFPLGTDQFGRSLLGLLVWGARISLAVGLLAASLSVAIGTLVGIIAGHYGGWFSTVLMRITDWFLVMPTLVLAIVLATVMSRSVWTVIIAIGVTSWPTTARLVRAQTIAVESRPYIERAKALGGGHGHIMSRHVLPNVMPLVLAQTTLGISSAILTEATLAFLGLGDPTVVSWGGMLQDAREAGAVSSGHWWYLAPPGIAIALVALAFTLCGRAIEAVLNPKLGVAR is encoded by the coding sequence ATGACGACGACGACCGCCACCGCAACGTCTCTCGCCTGGGCGCGCCGCCGCGACTCGGTGGCCCGCTTCTGGCACTCGTACCGCTCGCACCGGGCGGGGCTCCTGGGTCTCGGTGCGCTGGCGCTCATCGCCCTGGTGGCGCTCGCCGCGCCGCTGCTCGTCGGCAGCGACGTGCAGAGCGTGACGCACGCACCGGGTGCGGCCCTGGAGCCGCCGAGCGGTGAGTTTCCGCTCGGGACCGATCAGTTCGGCCGCTCCCTGCTGGGCCTGCTGGTGTGGGGAGCGCGGATCTCCCTCGCCGTGGGACTGCTGGCCGCCTCACTGTCGGTGGCCATCGGCACCCTGGTCGGCATCATCGCCGGTCACTACGGCGGCTGGTTCTCCACCGTGCTCATGCGGATCACGGACTGGTTCCTGGTGATGCCGACGCTGGTGCTGGCGATCGTGCTCGCGACCGTGATGTCCCGCAGCGTCTGGACCGTCATCATCGCGATCGGCGTCACCAGCTGGCCGACGACGGCGCGGCTGGTGCGTGCGCAGACCATCGCCGTCGAGTCCCGCCCGTACATCGAACGCGCGAAGGCACTGGGCGGCGGGCACGGTCACATCATGAGCCGCCATGTGCTGCCCAATGTCATGCCGCTGGTGCTGGCCCAGACGACCCTCGGCATCTCGAGCGCGATCCTGACGGAGGCGACGCTCGCCTTCCTCGGACTCGGCGATCCGACGGTCGTCTCGTGGGGCGGCATGCTGCAGGACGCGCGGGAGGCGGGCGCGGTCTCCTCCGGGCACTGGTGGTATCTGGCGCCGCCCGGTATCGCCATCGCGCTGGTGGCCCTCGCCTTCACCCTGTGCGGGCGCGCGATCGAGGCCGTGCTCAACCCGAAGCTGGGGGTGGCTCGATGA
- a CDS encoding ABC transporter permease translates to MSTTSTTNTSAVARASDARATSGNARAYLLYVAGKLGGAAISLLAVLVTSFFLFRIIPGDPVKAMTHGMPTSAGQLATLRRQFGLDQPMWQQFTDYCAKALTGDLGTSYQFHAPVGELIAQKLPATLLLTGVAVVIYSAIGLWLGTRSAWRHGSLGDKLNTGVALTLWSVPSFWLGLLLIITFSVGIGPIPGMFPTGGMESGDETGFAYVADVAHHMVLPVLTLVAVGYAQTLLVMRSSLLDEMGSDYLTTARAKGLRDDSVRRRHAVPNALLPTVTMVFINLGHVAAGSILVETVFSWPGLGGLFYQALSVPDLPLVQGLFVVFAGAMIVMNLLADLLYPLLDPRVGR, encoded by the coding sequence ATGAGCACGACGAGCACCACGAACACCTCCGCTGTGGCGCGGGCCTCCGATGCCCGCGCCACGAGCGGCAACGCGCGCGCCTATCTCCTCTATGTGGCGGGCAAGCTGGGCGGCGCGGCGATCTCGCTGCTCGCCGTGCTCGTCACCAGCTTCTTCCTCTTCCGGATCATCCCCGGTGACCCGGTGAAGGCCATGACGCACGGCATGCCGACATCCGCCGGGCAACTGGCCACACTCCGTCGGCAGTTCGGTCTCGATCAGCCGATGTGGCAGCAGTTCACCGACTACTGCGCCAAGGCACTGACGGGCGATCTCGGTACGTCGTACCAGTTCCACGCCCCCGTCGGTGAGCTGATCGCCCAGAAGCTGCCCGCGACGCTCCTGCTCACCGGTGTTGCGGTGGTGATCTACTCGGCGATCGGGCTGTGGCTCGGCACCCGCTCCGCCTGGCGCCACGGCAGTCTCGGCGACAAGCTCAACACGGGTGTGGCGCTGACCCTGTGGTCCGTGCCGTCGTTCTGGCTCGGGCTGCTGCTGATCATCACCTTCTCGGTGGGCATCGGCCCGATCCCCGGCATGTTCCCGACCGGCGGCATGGAGTCGGGCGACGAGACCGGATTCGCCTACGTCGCCGATGTCGCGCACCACATGGTGCTGCCGGTCCTCACCCTGGTCGCGGTGGGATACGCCCAGACGCTGCTGGTGATGCGCTCCTCGCTGCTGGACGAGATGGGCAGCGACTATCTGACGACGGCGCGGGCCAAGGGGCTGCGGGACGATTCCGTCCGCCGTCGGCATGCCGTGCCCAACGCCCTGCTGCCCACCGTCACCATGGTCTTCATCAACCTGGGCCATGTGGCGGCCGGCTCGATCCTCGTCGAGACGGTCTTCTCCTGGCCGGGCCTCGGCGGGCTCTTCTACCAGGCGCTGAGCGTGCCCGATCTGCCGCTCGTCCAGGGTCTCTTCGTGGTCTTCGCGGGCGCGATGATCGTGATGAACCTCCTCGCCGACCTGCTCTATCCGCTGCTCGATCCCCGGGTGGGCCGATGA
- a CDS encoding ABC transporter substrate-binding protein — MVTKAPYPSPRHSPRLRLVLATGAAASALVMAPAVAPQAQAAQTQPQTQPQVQARSLVQARSQAQAAEGSGSGKKVLTVAISQSVDSLSPFLAQRLVSTTVHRLAYDYLTNYDVKDAHAVPGLATEWKPSPDKLTWTYTIRKNSAWSDGKRATAEDAAWTFNKMMTDENAATANGSFTSNFKKVTAPDPETLVIELKKPQATMTALDVPIVPKHVWEKVGDFSKFNNDKQFPIVGNGPFIVTDFKVDQFVKLKPNKDFWRGAPKFDELVLKYYKDGDAAVAALRKGEVSFVQGLTPAQAASLKSARNIKVNDAPGRRFFALATNPGARSKDGKTFGNGHKALLDPAVRKALFHATDRRTIVDKVFQGHAVEGEGYLPPRFAPYFWKPDASQKIAYDPAKAAALLDTAGYRKNNSGKRVGKDGKALDFRILCHATDPNDKAIGKYLQEWWGELGIGLKVDCLDNVSDPWLKGDYDLAFDGWSVNPDPDFVLSIHTCSALPATPKDTGATDNFICDKKLDELYAEQAVEYDPAKRAALVKQMESRLYDTGYMNVLAYPNAVEAYRTDQIKSIKTMPEAAGNLWGQDGYWSWWSAEPAAGDGSSDSGSSTGVVIGIGAVVVLAAALGVFVVMRRRTTAEDRE; from the coding sequence CCCAGGCTGCCGAGGGCAGCGGCAGTGGCAAGAAGGTCCTCACCGTCGCCATTTCGCAGAGCGTGGACTCCCTCAGCCCGTTCCTGGCGCAGCGGCTGGTCAGCACCACCGTCCACCGACTGGCCTACGACTACCTCACGAATTACGACGTCAAGGACGCGCACGCGGTCCCCGGCCTCGCCACCGAGTGGAAGCCGTCCCCGGACAAGCTCACGTGGACGTACACCATAAGGAAGAACTCCGCGTGGTCCGACGGGAAGCGGGCCACCGCCGAGGACGCCGCCTGGACCTTCAACAAGATGATGACGGACGAGAACGCCGCCACCGCCAACGGCAGCTTCACCTCCAACTTCAAGAAGGTCACCGCCCCCGACCCCGAGACGCTGGTCATCGAGCTGAAGAAGCCGCAGGCCACCATGACGGCGCTCGACGTCCCGATCGTGCCCAAGCACGTCTGGGAGAAGGTCGGCGACTTCTCGAAGTTCAACAACGACAAGCAGTTCCCGATCGTCGGCAACGGCCCGTTCATCGTCACCGACTTCAAGGTCGACCAGTTCGTCAAGCTCAAGCCCAACAAGGACTTCTGGCGCGGCGCGCCCAAGTTCGACGAGCTGGTGCTGAAGTACTACAAGGATGGCGACGCGGCGGTCGCGGCACTGCGGAAGGGCGAGGTCTCCTTCGTCCAGGGCCTCACCCCCGCCCAGGCCGCGTCCCTGAAGAGCGCCAGGAACATCAAGGTCAATGACGCGCCGGGCCGCCGCTTCTTCGCACTCGCCACCAACCCGGGGGCCAGGTCGAAGGACGGCAAGACCTTCGGCAACGGCCACAAGGCGCTGCTCGACCCGGCCGTACGCAAGGCCCTCTTCCACGCCACCGACCGCAGGACCATCGTCGACAAGGTCTTCCAGGGACACGCGGTGGAGGGCGAGGGATACCTCCCGCCGCGCTTCGCACCGTACTTCTGGAAGCCGGACGCGAGCCAGAAGATCGCGTACGACCCGGCGAAGGCGGCCGCTCTCCTCGACACGGCCGGCTACCGGAAGAACAACAGCGGCAAGCGCGTCGGCAAGGACGGCAAGGCGCTCGACTTCCGTATTCTCTGCCACGCCACCGACCCCAACGACAAGGCGATCGGCAAATATCTCCAGGAGTGGTGGGGCGAGCTCGGCATCGGCCTCAAGGTCGACTGTCTCGACAATGTCTCCGACCCGTGGCTCAAGGGCGACTACGACCTGGCCTTCGACGGCTGGTCCGTCAACCCGGACCCGGACTTCGTCCTCTCCATCCACACCTGTTCGGCACTGCCGGCCACGCCGAAGGACACCGGGGCCACCGACAACTTCATCTGCGACAAGAAGCTCGACGAGCTGTACGCCGAACAGGCCGTCGAGTACGACCCCGCCAAGCGGGCCGCGCTGGTCAAGCAGATGGAATCCCGGCTGTACGACACGGGATACATGAATGTCCTCGCGTATCCCAACGCTGTCGAGGCGTACCGTACCGACCAGATCAAGTCCATCAAGACGATGCCGGAGGCCGCCGGCAATCTCTGGGGCCAGGACGGCTACTGGAGCTGGTGGTCGGCCGAGCCGGCAGCGGGTGACGGCAGCTCCGACAGCGGCTCCTCGACGGGTGTCGTGATCGGTATCGGCGCGGTCGTCGTCCTCGCCGCCGCACTCGGGGTCTTCGTCGTGATGCGCCGGCGTACCACCGCGGAAGACCGTGAATAG